Proteins encoded together in one Thermococcus sp. window:
- a CDS encoding TonB-dependent receptor, which produces MGHSIHYKTNIARWKDFEKLVERIAYGIGYEVEVGKNYLVLDPGHPLVEPLIIEKKGMGFAKTNLVEPHHSIYLLVLHSVAFFGSVELWED; this is translated from the coding sequence ATGGGGCATTCAATCCACTACAAAACCAATATCGCTAGATGGAAAGACTTTGAAAAGCTAGTGGAAAGGATAGCCTACGGCATAGGCTACGAGGTTGAAGTTGGGAAGAACTACCTCGTGCTCGACCCGGGCCATCCTCTAGTCGAACCCCTGATTATAGAGAAAAAAGGGATGGGCTTTGCCAAGACCAACCTGGTAGAGCCCCACCATTCCATATACCTGCTGGTTCTTCACTCGGTTGCGTTTTTCGGCTCCGTTGAGCTCTGGGAGGACTGA
- a CDS encoding DUF2101 family protein, which yields MSLEDFLYSIGEKIENLARMIIRGITLFFNPKPSEKPPVHRFISKFMKKGFTVHELVSLHLQIAFLLYVLLAFILVVSTQEVGLVGILSICYLLYLRYYLKRYSGFLIEPEPYRVFYTGVSLISSFSFVGYVVLKKAGVSPYSYYSFLGLIVILVVVFWIYFKRKFGREFTYGVVEEIKGDLVRVFVHDDISANVKPGFYWLPAVPDAEPGRIVKVLVENRNFRSAKPIRIIEVYLSQSSQSSTEPKNATE from the coding sequence ATGAGTTTAGAAGATTTTCTTTATTCTATAGGTGAAAAAATTGAGAACTTAGCACGAATGATTATTAGGGGTATAACTTTGTTCTTTAATCCTAAGCCGTCCGAAAAACCTCCTGTCCATAGATTTATTTCAAAATTCATGAAAAAAGGATTTACAGTTCATGAATTGGTAAGTCTTCATCTTCAGATAGCATTTCTACTATATGTACTTTTGGCGTTTATCTTGGTAGTATCTACACAAGAGGTTGGACTAGTGGGGATACTGTCCATTTGTTATCTCCTGTATCTTAGATATTACTTAAAACGATACTCTGGATTTCTCATTGAACCCGAGCCATATAGAGTGTTTTACACAGGTGTTTCTCTTATTTCTTCATTTTCATTCGTTGGTTACGTTGTGTTGAAAAAGGCTGGGGTGAGTCCGTACTCCTACTATTCATTCTTAGGGCTTATTGTTATTTTAGTAGTTGTTTTCTGGATATATTTTAAAAGAAAATTCGGTAGAGAATTTACCTATGGAGTTGTTGAAGAAATTAAAGGGGATCTAGTTAGGGTTTTCGTTCACGACGACATCTCAGCCAACGTCAAACCCGGCTTCTATTGGCTACCTGCGGTTCCAGATGCCGAACCGGGCAGGATAGTTAAAGTCCTTGTGGAGAATAGGAACTTTAGAAGTGCAAAGCCTATTAGAATAATTGAAGTTTACCTCTCTCAGTCCTCCCAGAGCTCAACGGAGCCGAAAAACGCAACCGAGTGA
- a CDS encoding TPM domain-containing protein, with translation MRRKAFIFTLDAVLALVLALIFIASISAVAENTGRVYLTQSHFQNKMIAQHVLDTLRTVPISNLVPSTVIDEWISSGILNLTYVNPQMPPLQIVATYWALANNYSQFKNYSEIILQYLLRSLIKGYSYQLIINNYTSPYLTFGNNYSTAQDVGSATILVSGYSQNALPRGYVAKAYITKLITSQEKLIGIQRVLAGAYYYSGWGRWYENDLNVTFSVSLPNDANITNGTLNLATRSGENVYFYVNNRLVTRTGVQSLNITGELKNGSNVFSAYFTNPPWWADEIGFGSGSWIFMKYKTAYPAIQNPGLVKLYTIESAHTGVYYLNSLFVPGNITGISMKLTVSGVTTVRIYYSNGTSLNLLYTARVNPSTTSEVIVSNSTLVSALKKYTTLSELSKKNFNLVIALDAYYNSNTGKMEYEGQDYNLSYTQERILYGYPNSYINITYIPRVSVTKFMIPLGNIYQLSPDGVTASWNGLPTGMTFSYYLPQNVIPWYVDVWSAIQFTGWPSGTLTLYEGPGANVKVLSEPLDLYLIRIAYTKLLNSIMVPGETNTFRILSDNIDYTFRYEDSRAIVYYFLNGYAPYGNVFPYYSQNNSCGYNLTYYYNFTGTIYNGTVIIGNCKPTETPLSISASELKPLKYALDNAIFRLFVQLGAKNDTLNLPGTRANPIMVNLQGLQIEAIGIRNVPNSIAPIEVTLRIWRG, from the coding sequence ATGAGAAGAAAAGCTTTCATTTTTACCCTTGATGCAGTTTTAGCTCTCGTCTTAGCCCTTATATTCATTGCGAGTATAAGTGCTGTAGCCGAGAACACGGGACGAGTATATCTAACTCAATCACATTTTCAAAACAAAATGATAGCTCAACATGTTCTCGATACTCTCAGAACGGTTCCGATAAGTAACTTGGTTCCTTCAACGGTCATAGATGAGTGGATTTCTTCAGGGATATTGAATTTAACCTATGTAAATCCCCAAATGCCACCTCTTCAGATAGTTGCCACTTATTGGGCGTTGGCGAACAACTATTCTCAGTTTAAGAACTATTCTGAAATAATTCTCCAGTACCTCCTAAGGTCTCTTATCAAAGGTTACAGCTACCAGCTTATAATAAATAACTATACGAGTCCTTATCTAACTTTTGGAAATAACTACTCTACAGCTCAAGATGTAGGATCCGCAACTATTTTGGTTAGCGGATATTCCCAAAACGCCCTTCCTAGGGGATATGTTGCAAAGGCTTATATTACAAAGCTAATAACATCTCAAGAAAAACTCATTGGCATACAGAGGGTTTTGGCTGGAGCCTATTACTATAGTGGTTGGGGTAGATGGTATGAAAATGATCTTAATGTGACATTTTCAGTCTCTCTGCCTAATGATGCTAACATAACAAATGGAACTTTAAACCTTGCAACTAGGTCCGGTGAAAATGTGTATTTCTATGTTAATAACAGACTTGTTACCCGCACGGGAGTTCAATCTTTAAACATAACAGGCGAGCTCAAAAACGGGTCAAATGTTTTCAGTGCATACTTCACGAATCCTCCTTGGTGGGCAGACGAAATAGGCTTTGGAAGCGGAAGCTGGATTTTTATGAAATACAAAACGGCATATCCCGCGATTCAAAATCCAGGACTGGTAAAGTTATATACCATTGAAAGTGCTCATACTGGAGTGTATTATTTGAACTCCCTCTTTGTTCCTGGAAACATTACTGGGATAAGCATGAAATTAACTGTTTCTGGAGTAACTACTGTGAGGATATACTACTCTAATGGGACATCTCTGAACCTTCTGTACACTGCTCGGGTTAACCCTTCCACAACGTCTGAGGTTATAGTATCCAATTCAACACTCGTGAGTGCACTAAAAAAATACACTACATTAAGTGAGTTGAGTAAGAAGAATTTTAACCTAGTTATTGCTCTCGATGCTTACTACAACTCTAATACTGGAAAAATGGAATATGAGGGACAAGACTACAATCTCTCATATACTCAAGAAAGGATACTCTATGGATATCCCAATTCCTATATCAATATCACTTATATTCCAAGAGTGTCAGTAACAAAATTCATGATACCCCTTGGGAACATATACCAACTTTCACCCGACGGAGTTACTGCTTCATGGAACGGCTTGCCAACTGGCATGACATTCAGCTATTATCTTCCTCAAAACGTTATCCCATGGTACGTTGATGTGTGGAGTGCTATTCAGTTTACAGGTTGGCCCAGTGGAACTTTGACTCTATATGAAGGGCCAGGGGCCAATGTTAAGGTCTTAAGTGAACCTCTAGACTTGTATCTTATTAGAATTGCCTACACAAAACTTTTGAACTCCATAATGGTTCCAGGCGAAACGAATACATTCCGCATACTTAGTGATAATATCGATTACACGTTTAGATATGAGGACAGCAGGGCTATTGTGTATTACTTCCTTAATGGCTATGCTCCATACGGTAATGTATTCCCTTATTATTCCCAAAACAACTCTTGTGGATATAACCTGACTTATTATTATAATTTTACCGGAACAATATACAACGGAACTGTCATTATAGGCAACTGTAAACCAACTGAGACACCACTCTCAATATCTGCATCTGAGCTTAAGCCCCTTAAATATGCGCTGGACAATGCAATTTTTAGATTGTTTGTTCAGTTGGGAGCTAAGAACGATACCTTGAACCTTCCCGGTACGCGGGCTAATCCAATTATGGTTAATTTACAAGGGCTTCAGATTGAGGCTATTGGTATTAGGAACGTTCCCAATTCAATTGCTCCCATCGAAGTTACTTTACGGATTTGGAGGGGATGA
- a CDS encoding class III signal peptide-containing protein produces MGLVLKRRGQISLEFMLVFAIMLIMLLYSVRNVTFSSDSPSNGALAVQIALEEKSTANTIAGLIDQVYAQGPGSKATAYVKFALLRNEGYLKRAFNLSNPVVSIMFLGSSHPLFPPNATNSVVAVAVFNNGSAPLLVGSNRTGVWVPTYFPYNSTVDPGFNVTIAPTLLPSSLKVVVEWNPDLPVGITYNSTSQEVYINIHPGGS; encoded by the coding sequence ATGGGGTTAGTCCTGAAAAGGCGGGGTCAAATTTCGCTCGAATTCATGCTAGTGTTTGCGATAATGTTAATTATGCTACTCTACTCAGTTAGAAACGTTACGTTTAGTTCGGACTCTCCTTCCAACGGTGCCCTGGCAGTTCAAATAGCTCTTGAAGAAAAGAGTACTGCTAATACCATAGCAGGACTAATTGACCAAGTTTATGCTCAAGGACCTGGATCAAAGGCCACAGCTTATGTTAAGTTTGCTCTCCTTCGTAATGAAGGGTATTTAAAGAGGGCGTTTAACCTCTCCAATCCTGTCGTAAGTATAATGTTCCTTGGTAGTTCTCACCCATTGTTCCCCCCAAACGCTACAAATTCAGTTGTTGCAGTTGCCGTATTTAACAATGGCTCGGCCCCTCTGTTAGTTGGAAGTAACCGCACGGGAGTATGGGTGCCAACTTATTTCCCCTATAACTCTACAGTAGACCCAGGGTTCAATGTAACCATCGCTCCTACCCTGCTTCCCTCATCCCTTAAAGTAGTTGTTGAATGGAACCCAGATTTGCCCGTAGGAATTACCTATAACTCAACTTCCCAAGAGGTTTACATAAACATTCATCCGGGTGGTTCGTAA
- a CDS encoding cell division protein FtsZ, with the protein MRALIIGIGQCGTKIADLFALVDFETLAINTSRGDLDYLKHVPQDRRILIGEALTGGKGVNANPILGREAMKRDLPLVMRKINSIVGYEDVDIFFLTFGFGGGTGAGGTPVLAEALKEEYPDSLVVAIGALPLKEEGIRPTINAAITIDKLSKIADSIIAIDNNKLKEGNDDISRAYERINYTIVERIASLLALVDVPGEQTLDASDLKFVLKAFGSFATVGYAKADASKVKSLSRLIIRSFESEGLYLDANIESALYGLVAIHGPPEVLKANDIFEALDYLTSKIRGKQIFRGFYPDPREREVEVVTLLSGIYESRSIVEIVKTAKEYARSFMEAKREAETKKSELLNGLPDFDDVYPTVIPDESSGELPDIGGLIKGLRRKKNE; encoded by the coding sequence TTGAGGGCCCTGATAATAGGAATTGGCCAGTGCGGGACGAAGATAGCCGACCTGTTCGCGCTGGTTGATTTCGAGACCCTTGCAATAAACACCTCAAGGGGCGACCTAGACTACCTGAAGCACGTTCCTCAGGACAGGAGAATCCTCATTGGAGAGGCTCTCACTGGGGGAAAGGGCGTCAATGCCAACCCGATACTTGGCAGGGAGGCCATGAAGCGTGATTTGCCCCTGGTGATGAGAAAAATAAACTCCATAGTCGGCTACGAGGACGTTGACATCTTTTTCCTTACCTTCGGCTTCGGTGGCGGAACCGGTGCCGGTGGAACGCCCGTCCTGGCTGAGGCACTCAAGGAGGAGTACCCGGACTCCCTGGTGGTCGCCATAGGGGCCCTGCCTTTGAAGGAGGAGGGCATAAGGCCGACCATAAACGCGGCCATAACCATAGACAAGCTCTCCAAGATAGCGGACTCGATTATCGCGATAGACAACAACAAGCTCAAGGAAGGCAACGATGACATAAGCCGGGCCTACGAGAGGATTAATTACACCATAGTGGAGAGGATAGCGTCCCTGCTTGCTCTGGTAGATGTCCCGGGTGAGCAGACATTGGATGCCAGCGACTTAAAGTTCGTCCTCAAGGCCTTCGGGAGCTTCGCCACTGTGGGCTACGCGAAGGCCGATGCGAGCAAGGTTAAGAGCCTGTCGAGGTTAATCATACGCTCCTTCGAGAGCGAGGGCCTTTACCTAGACGCCAACATAGAATCGGCTCTCTACGGGCTCGTCGCTATACACGGACCGCCGGAGGTTCTCAAGGCGAATGACATCTTCGAAGCTCTGGACTACCTTACGAGCAAAATCCGGGGCAAGCAGATTTTCCGTGGCTTCTACCCGGACCCGCGCGAGAGGGAGGTTGAGGTCGTAACGCTCCTCAGCGGAATCTACGAGAGCCGGAGCATAGTGGAGATAGTGAAGACTGCCAAGGAATACGCCCGCTCCTTCATGGAAGCTAAGAGGGAAGCCGAAACAAAGAAGAGTGAACTCCTCAACGGTCTGCCAGACTTTGATGATGTCTACCCCACAGTTATCCCCGATGAATCCTCCGGGGAGCTTCCGGATATAGGTGGTCTCATAAAGGGGCTCAGGAGGAAAAAGAATGAGTGA
- a CDS encoding prenyltransferase/squalene oxidase repeat-containing protein, with amino-acid sequence MKRTALVLILMLIVLPTASAGVINGGVAFLSDASSNVQSIRDMSLVLMALSGSQKAVGNASSGEIDSLAMKLLSLQNPDGGWGYLPNETSNVVDTSYALIALIMAKPYVSPIHSGLVSGGISKAVSYLVDSSSGSGWGYVPQTKPEFYPTAMAVWALGEYGYYYTESPVKEAVNFLLSAPSTLPQEQTLALKVIALHSVGYPVPEELVSEIENVLKGTNVTVLDRAMLTYALELVRPLDFTTSYFVSKLLELARVSGNYSYWLSAPSYPLTTPEVIKTSAYALLAVSYLEQYTPEIPVERNPYAAPCSELKALQNKDGGWPLVELGPSNEKATYYALLALKYCVPSNESIEKALEWSKEALKVDAQKMVSTHRFSPAYFYALETLIHFNALSKEEKDEAIRDIIASQLPYGIGLWGNNLGPQPYETALAVRALLDLGVPANDSLIQRAINWVLSTSNGGWGIYVSTPYFSYMLRPDVLTTVSILEAFIGVVPKEKLKPHAEWLVSQRFDGGWAYWKPYYDPVSGRVVEMKPTVELTVRATDVLANFGYNFSRDTLNFVIKAKESGEINGKTVETAFAVMYLSRYKFVPKVTLDEIRLALGSELFNVITIGLPSNDTQKVYDSLVRLYGDSFNLSNMTGIGKGYYIVIAPYGSYDVSAYNPYLAFDLGNGTVIVANYTVPMDSSVVLIPGYTSKGRVLFVFYSNSSRWMAVELFTTGFIRYIRGDAMILTYEDGMFRQIVVR; translated from the coding sequence ATGAAGAGGACAGCCTTAGTTTTAATCCTTATGCTCATAGTCCTTCCTACTGCTTCCGCGGGAGTGATAAATGGCGGTGTTGCATTTCTCTCCGATGCGTCATCAAACGTTCAGAGCATTAGGGACATGAGCCTCGTTCTGATGGCTCTCTCGGGTTCCCAGAAGGCCGTTGGTAACGCCAGCTCCGGTGAAATTGACTCCCTTGCTATGAAGTTGCTTTCCCTTCAAAATCCTGACGGTGGATGGGGTTACCTCCCCAACGAGACGAGCAACGTTGTGGATACCTCCTATGCCCTCATAGCTTTAATCATGGCAAAGCCTTACGTTTCACCGATTCATTCCGGTCTTGTTTCGGGTGGAATATCCAAGGCGGTTTCCTATCTGGTGGATTCCAGCTCAGGTAGCGGGTGGGGTTACGTTCCGCAAACAAAGCCAGAGTTTTATCCAACGGCCATGGCCGTCTGGGCCCTCGGGGAGTATGGCTATTACTACACGGAAAGTCCTGTAAAGGAAGCCGTAAATTTTCTTTTGTCAGCGCCTTCCACACTCCCGCAGGAACAGACCCTTGCCCTTAAAGTGATAGCCCTCCACTCCGTTGGCTACCCTGTTCCGGAGGAGCTCGTTTCTGAGATTGAAAACGTTCTGAAGGGTACGAATGTAACTGTACTTGACAGGGCAATGCTCACCTACGCCCTTGAACTTGTGAGGCCTCTGGACTTTACAACCTCCTATTTCGTTAGCAAGCTCCTCGAACTGGCAAGGGTCTCTGGAAACTACTCATACTGGCTTTCGGCCCCCAGCTATCCCTTAACAACCCCTGAAGTTATTAAGACATCTGCCTACGCCCTTCTGGCGGTTTCGTATCTTGAGCAGTACACTCCCGAGATTCCCGTTGAGAGGAACCCCTACGCGGCACCCTGCTCGGAGTTAAAGGCCCTCCAGAACAAGGATGGGGGATGGCCTCTCGTTGAGTTGGGACCCTCCAATGAGAAGGCCACCTACTACGCCCTTCTGGCCCTCAAATACTGTGTTCCTTCAAACGAGTCCATTGAAAAGGCCCTTGAGTGGTCGAAGGAAGCACTTAAGGTGGATGCCCAGAAGATGGTAAGCACCCACAGGTTTTCTCCGGCCTACTTCTACGCCCTCGAGACGCTCATCCACTTCAATGCCCTTTCAAAGGAGGAGAAAGACGAAGCAATCAGGGATATAATCGCCTCTCAGCTCCCCTATGGAATCGGACTCTGGGGCAACAACCTCGGTCCCCAGCCCTACGAAACGGCCCTCGCCGTTAGGGCGCTTCTCGACCTTGGTGTTCCGGCGAACGATTCCCTAATCCAGAGGGCAATCAATTGGGTTCTCAGCACCTCCAACGGGGGATGGGGAATATACGTCTCAACACCGTATTTCTCTTACATGCTTCGGCCAGATGTTCTAACAACGGTCTCAATACTAGAGGCGTTTATCGGGGTTGTTCCCAAGGAGAAGCTCAAACCTCACGCCGAGTGGCTCGTTTCACAGCGTTTTGATGGTGGCTGGGCCTACTGGAAGCCCTACTATGACCCGGTTAGCGGTCGTGTTGTAGAGATGAAGCCGACTGTTGAATTAACCGTCCGCGCCACCGACGTTCTCGCAAACTTCGGCTACAATTTCAGCAGGGACACCCTTAACTTCGTGATAAAGGCCAAGGAAAGTGGGGAAATCAATGGTAAAACCGTCGAGACGGCCTTCGCGGTGATGTACCTTTCCCGTTACAAGTTCGTTCCAAAGGTTACCCTCGATGAAATTAGGCTCGCTCTTGGCTCAGAGCTCTTCAACGTAATAACAATTGGCCTCCCCTCAAACGATACCCAGAAGGTCTACGATTCACTTGTAAGGCTCTATGGCGATTCATTCAACCTTAGCAACATGACTGGAATCGGTAAAGGATACTACATAGTAATAGCCCCCTACGGTAGCTACGACGTTTCGGCTTACAACCCGTACCTGGCGTTCGACCTTGGAAACGGCACCGTGATCGTTGCCAACTACACCGTGCCCATGGATTCTTCCGTGGTCCTAATACCGGGCTACACCTCCAAGGGAAGGGTCCTCTTCGTGTTCTACTCCAACTCAAGCCGGTGGATGGCCGTTGAGCTATTCACCACGGGATTCATACGCTACATAAGGGGAGACGCAATGATACTAACGTACGAAGACGGCATGTTCAGGCAGATAGTGGTGAGGTGA
- the twy1 gene encoding 4-demethylwyosine synthase TYW1 gives MAIVVKANPNMPEEIALLFRKQHYELVGRHSGVKLCHWLKESLTKGRFCYKQKFYGIASHRCLQMTPVLAWCTHNCIFCWRPMEGFLGTELPQPWDDPAFIVEESIKAQRKLLVGYKGNPKVPKEKFEEAWNPRHAAISLSGEPMLYPYMGDLVEEFHKRGFTTFIVTNGTVPERLDEMMREDKLPTQLYVSLTAPDIETYNRVNVPMIPDGWERIKETLKLMRDAETRTVIRLTLVKGENMHSPEKYAELIKIANPMFVEAKAYMFVGFSRNRLTINNMPRHEEIKAFAEELVKHLPGYHIEDEYEPSRVVLIMRDDVDSRGRGLRGRFISD, from the coding sequence ATGGCGATAGTGGTTAAGGCCAACCCCAATATGCCCGAGGAAATCGCGCTCCTCTTCAGAAAACAGCACTACGAACTAGTTGGAAGGCACAGCGGAGTTAAACTCTGCCACTGGCTCAAGGAGAGTCTGACAAAGGGAAGGTTCTGCTACAAGCAGAAGTTCTACGGAATAGCGAGCCACCGCTGTCTCCAGATGACGCCGGTTTTAGCTTGGTGCACCCATAACTGTATCTTCTGCTGGCGCCCGATGGAGGGCTTCCTCGGGACCGAACTTCCACAGCCGTGGGACGACCCAGCGTTCATAGTCGAGGAGAGCATCAAGGCCCAGAGGAAGCTTTTGGTTGGTTACAAGGGCAATCCGAAGGTTCCAAAGGAGAAGTTCGAGGAGGCATGGAACCCAAGGCACGCAGCCATAAGTCTCTCCGGCGAGCCGATGCTCTACCCCTACATGGGTGACCTCGTCGAGGAGTTCCACAAGAGGGGTTTCACAACCTTCATAGTCACCAACGGCACAGTTCCGGAAAGGCTTGATGAGATGATGAGGGAGGACAAGCTACCGACTCAGCTCTACGTCTCGCTCACTGCTCCTGATATAGAGACATACAACCGTGTAAACGTCCCCATGATTCCCGACGGCTGGGAAAGGATTAAGGAGACGCTAAAGCTCATGCGTGACGCGGAGACGAGGACCGTGATAAGGCTGACGCTGGTGAAGGGCGAGAACATGCACAGCCCAGAGAAGTACGCCGAGCTGATTAAGATAGCTAACCCGATGTTCGTGGAGGCAAAGGCCTATATGTTCGTCGGCTTCTCAAGGAACAGACTGACCATAAACAACATGCCCCGCCATGAGGAAATCAAGGCCTTCGCCGAGGAGCTCGTGAAGCACTTACCCGGTTATCACATCGAGGACGAATACGAGCCGAGCAGGGTCGTGCTTATAATGCGTGACGACGTTGATTCACGTGGCAGGGGCCTTAGGGGAAGGTTTATCAGCGATTGA
- a CDS encoding HemK2/MTQ2 family protein methyltransferase: MPTYYGLQILLDENVYEPAEDTFLLAETVEVRPGERALDVGTGTGLIALLMAKKARYVLGVDINPKAVELARKNARLNGIKNVEFKVSDLFERVGDKFDVITFNAPYLPGRPEEPIDFALVGGERGRKVIDRFIAEVPDYLSAEGRVYLVQSSITGIEETLKRFEDAGFSAEVVARKHVFFEDIVVVQARR; the protein is encoded by the coding sequence ATGCCCACCTACTACGGCCTTCAAATATTACTTGACGAAAACGTCTATGAGCCGGCAGAGGATACGTTCCTTTTGGCCGAGACCGTTGAGGTCAGACCGGGCGAGAGAGCTCTAGATGTTGGAACTGGGACCGGGTTGATAGCGCTCTTAATGGCTAAGAAGGCCCGTTACGTTCTCGGCGTTGATATAAACCCCAAGGCGGTTGAACTCGCGAGGAAAAACGCCCGGCTGAACGGCATTAAAAACGTTGAGTTTAAGGTGAGCGACCTCTTCGAGCGGGTTGGGGATAAGTTCGACGTAATAACCTTCAACGCCCCCTACCTCCCGGGCAGACCTGAAGAACCCATAGATTTTGCTTTGGTCGGTGGGGAAAGGGGCAGGAAGGTGATAGACCGCTTCATAGCAGAGGTTCCTGACTATTTGAGCGCAGAAGGGCGGGTCTACCTCGTCCAGAGCTCGATAACGGGGATTGAGGAAACTCTGAAAAGGTTTGAGGATGCCGGCTTTAGTGCCGAGGTTGTAGCAAGGAAGCACGTCTTTTTTGAGGACATCGTCGTCGTTCAGGCCAGGCGATAG
- a CDS encoding S8 family peptidase, which translates to MKWKDLIGGFLVLALVVSLFAVPVTAKGSDTVRVVALIDKDDFRGEAVRGIGGKIVYEFKLIDAVVIDIPSYAVGKLAKIEGVKKVEFDSQAQLYRGGPPWLISEPTQPAQEIPWGIERVKAPDTWSITTGESNGVIEVAILDTGIDWDHPDLVDNIAWGVSTLDGEVSTDPADWYDGNGHGTHVAGTIAALNNDIGVVGVAPNVEIYAIKVLDDRGSGTYTDIAIGIEQALLGPDGILDKDGDGIIVGDPDDDAAEVISMSLGGPSDDEYLHDMIIQAYNYGVVIVAASGNEAADQPSYPAIYPEVIAVGATDSNDEVAYFSNLQPEVSAPGVDILSTYPDDTYETLSGTSMATPHVSGVVALIQAAYYNKYGKVLPVGTFEDDDTSTVRGILHVTADDLGDPGWDIYYGYGIVRADLAVQAAIG; encoded by the coding sequence GTGAAATGGAAAGATTTGATAGGTGGATTTTTGGTCTTGGCTTTAGTTGTGTCGCTCTTTGCAGTGCCCGTGACGGCCAAGGGTAGCGACACAGTAAGGGTTGTTGCCCTGATAGACAAAGACGATTTCAGGGGAGAGGCCGTAAGGGGCATTGGAGGTAAAATCGTCTACGAGTTCAAGTTGATAGATGCAGTTGTCATAGACATACCCAGCTACGCCGTTGGAAAACTCGCAAAGATTGAGGGAGTTAAGAAGGTCGAGTTCGACTCCCAGGCACAGCTCTACAGGGGCGGTCCCCCTTGGCTCATCAGTGAACCCACTCAGCCCGCTCAGGAAATTCCCTGGGGAATAGAGCGTGTTAAGGCTCCCGACACATGGAGCATAACCACCGGGGAAAGCAACGGCGTCATTGAAGTGGCAATCCTCGATACCGGAATAGACTGGGACCACCCCGACCTCGTTGATAACATTGCATGGGGGGTTAGCACTTTAGATGGAGAGGTAAGCACCGACCCGGCGGACTGGTACGATGGAAACGGTCACGGAACCCACGTTGCTGGAACAATAGCCGCTCTAAACAACGACATAGGCGTTGTTGGAGTCGCCCCGAACGTTGAAATATACGCAATAAAGGTCCTCGACGACAGGGGAAGTGGAACCTACACGGACATAGCCATAGGAATTGAGCAGGCCCTCCTCGGCCCAGACGGAATACTCGACAAAGACGGCGATGGGATAATCGTCGGCGATCCCGATGACGACGCTGCAGAGGTAATAAGCATGTCCCTCGGCGGTCCGAGCGATGACGAGTACCTCCACGACATGATAATTCAGGCCTACAACTACGGAGTTGTCATAGTTGCCGCGAGCGGTAACGAGGCCGCAGACCAGCCGAGCTACCCGGCCATCTACCCAGAGGTTATAGCGGTCGGTGCAACGGATTCAAACGATGAGGTTGCATACTTCAGCAACCTCCAGCCAGAAGTCAGCGCTCCGGGCGTTGACATACTCAGCACCTACCCGGACGACACCTACGAGACCCTCAGCGGAACCAGTATGGCAACTCCACACGTCAGCGGTGTCGTTGCTCTGATTCAGGCGGCATACTACAACAAGTACGGCAAAGTCCTCCCGGTCGGAACGTTTGAGGACGATGACACAAGCACAGTGAGGGGTATCCTTCACGTTACTGCCGATGACCTCGGAGACCCCGGCTGGGACATCTACTATGGCTACGGAATAGTCAGGGCCGACCTGGCCGTTCAGGCGGCCATTGGGTGA
- a CDS encoding 30S ribosomal protein S27ae → MAKKKRTSQKWKLYEVKGGKVIRKNKFCPRCGPGVFMANHKDRWSCGRCGYTEWKK, encoded by the coding sequence ATGGCGAAGAAAAAGAGGACGAGCCAGAAGTGGAAGCTCTACGAGGTTAAGGGCGGAAAGGTCATCAGGAAGAACAAGTTCTGCCCGCGCTGTGGGCCCGGTGTCTTTATGGCCAACCACAAGGACCGCTGGTCCTGTGGAAGGTGTGGCTACACCGAGTGGAAGAAGTGA
- a CDS encoding 30S ribosomal protein S24e, protein MEIKVTEIKENKLLGRKEIYFDILHEGEPTPSREAVKGKLVAMLDLDPNTTVLQYIRSYFGSHVSKGYAKAYETRERMLYIEPEYILLRDGLIQKEEE, encoded by the coding sequence ATGGAGATTAAGGTGACCGAGATTAAGGAGAACAAGCTCCTCGGGAGAAAGGAGATATACTTCGACATACTCCACGAGGGCGAGCCTACCCCGAGCAGGGAAGCGGTGAAGGGTAAGCTCGTCGCTATGCTCGACCTCGACCCGAACACGACCGTTTTACAGTACATCAGGAGCTACTTTGGAAGCCACGTTTCCAAGGGCTACGCCAAGGCCTACGAGACGAGGGAGAGGATGCTCTACATCGAGCCCGAGTACATACTTCTCCGCGACGGGCTCATCCAGAAAGAGGAGGAGTGA